A genomic segment from Nicotiana tabacum cultivar K326 chromosome 9, ASM71507v2, whole genome shotgun sequence encodes:
- the LOC107786713 gene encoding class V chitinase-like, which translates to MASNPTSRKKFIDSSIILARSFNFHGLDLYWTYPKSNSDMINLEILIKEWRSAIILEAKSSSKQALLLSLAVYYKPKINGTLNYPSKSLAKSLDWINLMAYNFTSPNLSRVTRPHAALLDQDSGKNISGSAGIEDWIKSGIPSKRIVLGLPFFGYAWRLLNRKNHDLNAPARGPIGGGDGSKGYKEISEFCVRATITFDADIVGNYCYLGTTWINFDEFNTIFTKVAFAKKKGLLGYFAWHVGVDNKWTLSQEG; encoded by the coding sequence ATGGCTAGTAATCCAACTTCTCGGAAAAAATTCATCGATTCATCGATAATTTTAGCTAGATCTTTTAATTTCCATGGTTTAGATCTTTATTGGACTTACCCTAAATCAAATTCAGACATGATCAACTTagaaattcttataaaagaatgGCGATCCGCGATAATCTTGGAAGCTAAATCATCAAGTAAACAAGCATTGTTACTAAGTTTAGCAGTTTATTACAAACCAAAAATTAATGGTACTTTGAATTACCCTTCAAAGTCATTAGCAAAAAGTCTAGATTGGATTAATCTAATGGCTTATAATTTCACTTCTCCTAATCTTTCGCGTGTAACGCGACCTCATGCAGCATTATTAGATCAAGATTCTGGAAAAAATATTAGTGGAAGTGCTGGAATTGAAGATTGGATTAAATCTGGAATTCCCTCTAAGAGAATAGTATTAGGTTTACCATTTTTCGGTTACGCATGGAGATTATTGAATAGaaaaaatcatgatttaaatgcACCGGCCAGAGGACCTATTGGTGGTGGAGATGGATCAAAGGGGTATAAAGAAATAAGTGAATTTTGTGTCAGGGCAACAATAACATTTGATGCTGATATTGTTGGGAATTATTGCTATTTGGGAACAACATGGAttaattttgatgaatttaataCCATTTTTACTAAAGTTGCTTTTGCTAAGAAGAAGGGATTGCTCGGTTATTTTGCATGGCATGTTGGGGTGGATAATAAGTGGACTCTTTCTCAAGAAGGTTAG